From Triticum aestivum cultivar Chinese Spring chromosome 7B, IWGSC CS RefSeq v2.1, whole genome shotgun sequence:
CTATTTTGAAATTTTCGTACCTTTTCCAAATCCGTGATATTTTAACATTTGTGTAGTTTTTTCAAATCCACGTATTTTTCCCAAGTTTGTGTAATTTTATCAAATCCATGAACTGTTTTTGAAGTTCACGTACTTATTTCAAATCCGCATACTTTTGAAAGTTCGCGTTTTTTTTGAAACTGTGTTCCTTTTCTAGTCCATGAACTTTGTTTGAAATTCATGTATTGTTTCAAGTTGACATAATTTTTCAAATCCACATATTTTTGTGTAAAAAATCCTAAGCCGCTTACTTTTTCTCAAGTTCGCATAAATTTTTGAGATTCATGAACTCTTTCCAAAATATGTACACGAATATCAACAAGTACGTAAATTTTACAGGAATTTGAAAAAACTACGTGGACtttaaaaaagttcacagatttgaaaaagtACACGGATTTGAAAGCATTACTCGGACTTGGAAAAAGTACGCGAGTTTGAGTCGGCATGGTCAAAACCGGGGTGGGACAGCATCAAACCGATCAAAACCGTGACCAGGGACGAATCTTGTTTGGTTTTAGAAGTTAAGGGGGCAAGTTATCCGGTTTTGAAATTGAGAGACCAAATCTAGACTCCGTCAAAAATTGAGGAAgaaaaagtatacttttctcttaAAACTATGGTAGAAATGGTTGACAAGCCCTACGGACACCAACAAACTATGTGGTATCAATTTATATCTGGCTGGATGGAAACAAATCATCTTATTTCCAGTTCCTTTGGAAAGGTGCCAAACGGTAAAAATTCCCAACGTAAACACCGCTGCCCAACGGTCGACCAAGCTCCGTCCCATTCCGTTATAGTAGTCGGTAGCAGTACTATCATCTCCTTCCTCCTGTGACTCCATCCCCATCAATCCCCTTCCCCTCCTGCCGCTGCATCGGAGGTCCCGACGGAAGTGCCATGGCGGTCGTCGACGAGCCCATGAAAGCATGTCCCCTCTTTTTTTGACAGGTTAAACaggagagctttattcatatgaaAGCAAATTTGGGGCAGTCACCAATAGACTAGTCACCAAAAAGCTAGGAGTCTCCTCAAGCCAGCTATCGATCACATTCAAAGTGCAAGCACACTTTGCACAAAGATGCGCCGAAATGTtcgctgacctgtttacatgctgaatatcgAACAAAGTAAAATTATTACATAGCTCTCCTATCTCTAACAATAAAGGAGCCACAATTGAacaagaattgtggcgagtgttccatagCGTCACCATCTCCAAGCAATCAGTTTTCATTACCATGTGCGAGAATCCTCAAAGAGAAGCGAAACGAACTCCATTTCGTAGTGATAAACCCTCCATAATCAAGGGATCAGAGATACCCAAGTATGGTTTACACCATGCTCCCAGGAGCGCTGAAGAGGATCGAGCCACCCCTCCTGCACCACCCCTGCCATCTGCTAAGTTTAAAGCACCGTCCGTAGTAATCTTGACAACACCCTCATCAGGTGGTCTTCAGCCGAGTCCAGGCAGAATCATTGCATGTCGTCATGGTAGATGAAGGAGGGCGATCGCCTCCTTGGTGGCCCTGATCGTAGTCGTAGGATTCCTCCCCTCTTCACCGTGCTTGATCCGATTCCGGGAGTGCCATATAGACCACATTATCGTGGTGATCTTGGCGCGGTCATCGTCTGTAAACCGAGGATCACATGTGATATCCCGCGCCCATGAGTCTGGATGAACACGAGGCAATCTGAGGCCAAACCAAGCACATGCTTCTTCCCAGAAGCATTTTGCATGTGTACAATGTATGAGTGTATGCTCCAGATTTTCGTCCATAGCCAAACAAACTTTGCATCGACGAATCTCTGCAATATGTTGATAGTTGAGAGTGACTTCATCTGGGAGAATTCCACGAAGAACCCTCCACCAGAACACACTAACCTTTGGAATGACATTCAATTTTCATagggatttccacaactatgtatCATCCTCTGAGGTTCCGGTAGCCGTCCCTTCCTCTAGATCAACACGCTCTTTCTGAGTCACGAGAGCACGGTACGCCGTCTTCACAGTATAGTTCCCCGATCTTTCGAATGCCCATGCAAGAAAATCATCTCCTCCTCCTTGCCGAATAGGGATGTTCAATATTGCTTCAGCATCAGGAGCAATGGAAGTATGCCGAACAAGCTCTTGTCTCCACGACCAGTTAGATGGATCTATTAGCTCGGACACACGCTCAATGGTCGTATATTGTGGCCGAAAAATAGGACACATAGATATGGTACCCCGCCAAGTGGCCGACGCCGACTTGGGTATGGTAGCGTGCATGAAGTCAGTGTCGGGGAAGTAGCGGCCCTTCAAAGCATGTCCCCTCTCCAACTCTTTTCATTCATTCGTTTATTTATGCATACGTATCTGTACATCTACTCCTATTGATGTACATGCGCCGGTCCGTGTGGTTGTTTTCAATTTTCTGATTGATGGATCGAACATCACCTTATGGTAGGTTTCTTGAGAACATCTCTGTAACTGTATGTGTGTACGATCGTTGCCTGAACCATTGGTTTATTGGACTCGTTTTTACTTGTCCTGTTGGCAACGCGTTCCATGTACTGACTAGGAACTACCACCTTATCGCTAAGAGCATCTTTAGCATACCCCGCATCCCGCCGACCCGCATTTTCCGTTTGCAGTTCACAGAAAAGCTGTTTTGCAGTCCGCAGCAAAAAGCTGCAGaggcagaccccgcaaagccgacccaCATCCTGTTTTATGGGTTGGATTTGCGGGGTCTGTCTCTGCGGCCGTCCTCCACCCAGCCCGCAAAATATAAATTTGCACCTCAATTTGCATTTCTTTGCATTTTCAACCACATTGGATACATAGaacatcaccaaatctttgctagaaaagcaagaccaaaaaaataagaaccacaagtatgcattttagaagatttccaacttccataactgctcctactAGTTGTAGCAATATCTTCTCCATGATCTGCGAATCCTTGATCTTGCATTCTTCGTTATTCTTCTTTGGTtctaaagaagtagatgttgcgtCCTCTCTAGTTGCACATGCATGCGCTTCATTACCTTCGATTGTACTAAGGAGTGCACGAACGTCTATCAGTTTTCTTTAATGTAttcgccttcccaaaaccaaaatgagcatccatcttcctacacgCATGATGATGTTCGAAATGAGCAAACATAATTAGCTATCAAAATGAGCCGAATGTAAAACAAcacgtaccccgtcgttttcgcatttgaagaacacgtatccggggtgcttcggcgtgcccgaagtCAGCCTCGGCACTGTCCGCGGGCAGTTgtcgcactgtatgagcggcatcaGCGAGTCACAGATCCTCTGCGCGAGGGCTGAGCCCGGCGGCCGGCCGGCCGAATCCATGCGGGCAAACTGTCAGCGGCGGCGAGCGGACGAACCCGCACCTGCATGCGGCGATGAGCCTTTGCCGGGGCTGCGCGAGGTGCTCCCCGACCATTCCATAGCTTGGCGCAGCCGCCAGCGGCTGGGAAAGCCAAACCCGGCCGCCCGCGATGAAGCGCCGCAGATCCGCAAGGTCCCAGCCCGCCGACGCAGGATGAGAGGGAGGGGCGGCGGAGGGCAACCTCGTTCGTGTGGAGGCCTTTCGGCGTGCTCCGGCCGGCCACTTtcgccggaatcttgggcggcAGCGGGgcaaggaggagaggggaggtggTTTGGTGGGGAAAAGCGCGGGCTGAAATGCCCCCCCCCCACCAACCGCTCCCGCTATATGCAGGGCACCGATGGGCCGGGGGGACCCACAAATACGTGGGTTGAGGCCGAGTTTTTGCCGCGCCCCTCAAATTTTTTTGCGGGCCGGCCGCGTTTGCTGTGTCTGTTCAGGCGGAATTTTCATCGCCGGCCCGCATTTTTGCGGTTATTTTATGGGTCGGGACCTTTTGCAGGGtccgctagagttgctctaatacATGAGATTCGGTGACAATATGAATTGTTGATCTGATTGATCTTTACTCGTGtgctgctagagttgctcttatacaTGAGATTCGGTGACAATATGAAttgttgatctgttgatctttacTCGTGTGACGATTACTCTGTCGCATTATTTCCAGAGAGAAGGAGGTGATTCTCCGCAGCCTGTCAAGACCGAGATCGGGGAGAAGACGTCATCGACGCTTCAACATAAAAAAAGTCTCGCTTTGCTCGGAAACAATGATAATGATTTTGAACCACTGGTGAGAAACTTCATGGAATCTCTCATTGCTGCATTTTAGGCACTTCATTCTGCCTTTTCCAAGCTAGCTTCAGTGTTCAGAGTACCTTGTCGAACTGCCTGACAAATTACAGACAGTTTGCTTACGTTTCTTTTTTGTCCTAGTGCTCATTGGTATTGTAGCGTCAACTAAATATTATTGCAATTTATTATGCAAGGATTTCTTGAGGTTTTTTCATGCTATTTTGTTTTTCCAGTTAACTTTGGTcgattttatttatttatgagaGTAACTTTTAGCGAGAAGTGATTCCTGCACACAGAAAAAGAGAAGGAGATTGTCGATTCTACAGAAGAATAACAAAGAACAAAATATCAATACCGTTTTTTCTGATTGCTAGCGCTGATGTCTGTTCGTCTGGTTGTTTCCTAAGATATTCATTTTtgttgttctctctttttggatagtATAAAGTTTGCTGAAACTCCCTGTTGTGCTTTTTAAATTAAGCGAGTAGACGCAGGACGTGTGTACTGCATGCCAGATTGTCTATTTTTGTCTGAGTCAGCATTGCGCGATCCGTCTTTGGCATGTCGTTGCGAGAGGTTTTGTTTCTGTCATTGTCGAACTGACTAGTAACTACTAGTGCTACTTATTTCTACATCACTAGTTAAAATTTAGTAATAAAAATTATTGTGCAATTGAGGTTTATGGTCATAACAATGAGTACTCTGACTTTGTTTCCTAACTAATTTTCCAGAGGAAGGGATGGACACCAGTGAGTTCCCTCGAGTCTGCCAAGATCAAGATGGGGGAGAAGACGGCGTTTTGGCATCCAAAGCTCACTTTGGTCAACAACGGCGGTTTGGAGAATGAGCAAGTAAAGCCTCCAGGCTCTCGGTATGAAGTGGTAGTCCAAAGGACTATCACTATTACCTTTAAAGTAAGGAAATTTTTGGTCATTCTCATAAAAGGACGTTCAATACCTCAGATTATCTGTAATCTCTTGCAGCATATGCAAACAGATATTgaatttgttgctttgttttggtTGATTACAATATTGTCAGAGGAAGAGACGGGGTCCAGCCAAGAGTAAGATTCATGACccaatgtttttttttgaaagaaaatatGTACTTTATTAATTGGAAATAATGATTACATCGTCTATAAGAAGAGGTACAATATTCTCCATAGGCTCCTCAAATCAATCTCTAGTTACAGAAACTTTCGCTAGCCTTGCAAGTTCATGAGCAACCTTAGTAGCTACCCTATTATAATGTTCAAATCTAGTCAACGGAAAATCACATGCCATGAAGTAGCAATCCTCGAAGACTGCCGCCGCAACTCCCGTTGATTGTCCTCCATTTCTCATTATGTCAATGACTTCCATATTATCAGAGTTAATAATAAGACGATTGCATCCCGCCTTTTGTGCAAGAATTAAACTAAACCTCAGAGCCATCGCTTCTGCTGTTAGTACATCAGCACACCAATCGATCTTCCAATTTCCACCAACAATGAATTTTCCTTTCTCATCTCTGAGTGCAGCTAAATCTTCCTCAGGGAAATATTTAGCTCTCAAGATGGTTGCACATAAAGATTCAGGATTATCAAGAAGACGCCACGCTTGTTTAGCTAATAGCACCAGGTTGAAATAGTGTATATCTCGGAAGCCCATACCTCCTTGATCTTTTGGAACACGCATTTTCTACCATGCAATCCAATGCATCCTCTTCTGATTGTCCTCGTCACCCCACCAAAATTGCGACATCGCGTCAATAATTCCTTTGCAAAAAAaattaggaattttaaagacggacatGGCATAGGTGGGGATGGCTTGTACAACAGATTTGAGCAAAATTTCCTTCCTAGAGGGTAACAATTTTTCCTTCCATCCACTAATTTTCATAATAATTCGGTCGATTAGGAactggaaacaatcacttttgtcCATGCCCACATTTGCCGGCAAACCCAGGTATTTGTCATTGAGGGCTTCAGTCATAATATTTAGAATTGTACATATTTGTGCTTTGTCTTCCATTTTAGTATTGGGACTAAAGAATATACTGGATTTTTCAACACTAACCATTTGCCCTGAGGCGGCACAATACGAATCCAAGAGTGATTTCAACGCCTCCACACTCATGGGATTGGctcgcataaggatcaaagagtcATCAGCAAAGAGGAGATTAGAAATTGATGGGGCATCTCTGCAAACCTTTATACCTAAAATGTTTCCATTCTCCTCCGCAGTAGCTAAAAGGGCGGTCATCTAAGAAAACCTTGATTTTTCACATTCATTAATTCATATATGAGATGCAGTTGTTGTTCTTGGTAGTGTTATGCAACCAGAAAAAGTAATGGATTCTAGTCTCTTGAGTTGAAGTTTGGACTTGTGCTATCTTTTAATTTAATTATTTAATGAGCATGGCTTCTATTTTTAGTTGACACGCTAATGTTTGCCTCACAATATTCTAAGAGGTGCATTGTTGTAAATACATGTTCCACTTCCTTCATTCTTAAGATGACAATGATCTAAACAACAACGACAAAATTGTAGGTACTAATGAAAAAACATCATGGAGACATGGACCAAGACCTGGAACACTGAGCATACATATTTTTCCCAAAGATCCTAATTAAGATAGTagtccaaaggataatgaatttggaaataaatatatttttatttcaGTATAGCTCTTACATGGAAGCGCTAACTAGCATCTACAACAAATCTCCATAGTCTGTAAGAATATCAATATCTTGTCCAGTGGAAGAGGGCGGCACATCAACCCATCCACCATTTACCATGGAAGACTGCCCTAGATCCGTACCGCTAGAGCCTGAGGAAGCATCCATCCATAGGAAACTATTGTAGCATGACTGATCTGATAGAGCATAACCCCATTGTTCAGTGTTAAATGGGTCATCAATAGAAAAAGCATTGCCAGTCGAGTACCCCAATAGTGGAGAGTCCTCCAAATTCTGCCCAGATGTTGAGTCATGATTTGCATCATTTTGTTGCGGTTGCACTATGTTGCAAGGACTTTCATAGTTCTGAACATGCAACTCTTCTGGTGGAGTTTGCTCATGTATCTGATTTGGTATGGGTTGGACATGGGAAGCCAAGTGTGGAGCTAAAGACGGTGGTGCGGAATGGAACATTTGTGGTACCTGCATAGGAAAAAGTGGTGCCGAAGTTTGTTCTGGTTGTGATGGTAGTGGATCGGAAGGTAGCTGGAGTTGTGAGAGATTGTGAGCCCACGATGACTGCATAAGTAAATGAGTAGTACCCAAATGATCTGCCGGCAGAACACTTGGTAGTTGCAGATCTTGTGCCACACATGTGCCACCGGTGTTGTCTTCACGACCATGTAGTGGAGGTATCCGGAATCTAATGTCTTTTTGGACCCGAGAGAGCTCACTGAAGAGCTTGTTCAGATCTTCAAGACTGAGATCATGTTCCTTCGTGAAGATGAGATTTGCCACCATACCTGGATTCTCTTCTTGGATATTTTTCATACGAAGGATGGAAAGGTTGTTTTTGTCTTCCTCCGTCATGTTCTCCATGTCCAACTGAGCCACCTCGTTTTGTAGGCTTCCAATCCTAGCAGTGGTTGCCTCGTCGGCAGAGGGAACTGCTGGTGGAGTTCCAAATAGGAAAGCATCAACAATGGGATCGGCCAATGGCGTCCCAAATGAGTGCATCTTTCCAATGTTTGTTTCTAGGACGACCGCAACCCTAGCCCTAGTGAGGGCAGAAATGTCAGTCACCCTCTTGAACAAACCGGAACGTCGCTTGTAGAAGGTGAGATCACGTTCTTTGTCATTATGGATGTATGCCAAACCTGACCGCCGCTCTTTCCTCGGCATACTAATGTGGACAAAGAGGAAGAAACTAACTACTACAAATAGGAAGCACAAGGATCTACAGAAAACTAGAGATTTAGGAGCACTGTTGGCTAACCACATATTGGTGTAGGATATGAGAAGATGTACTCCCCTTATATAGAATTAAAAGGGTTGTATGGCAGTGATATTTGACTATACAAAGACCATGTAAATCTTTAGTAAAAATTAACATACATAACTCACAAAAAGTGCTATTTTATGGATACTATTAACTATCGTCCAAATATACATATGTGAGTGCATCCACATCCTTCTTTGCAACCACTGATATGTATTTCTTCTGATGTAAGTATTCACATCCATATATAGAACTATTAACACTTTTAAAAATAGAAATATTAAATGATTCCCATTTGACCACATTCATATCCTTATCTAGAAGTATTAATGGGAGTTAAACCCAACTAAGTTTTACTCTAATATACAAAATAATTGTGGTCAAATTTATTTGGTTGTTAATTGCATCCAAATCCTTTGTTGATCACATTGATTACATACTAATGTATCCGTGATCATATTGATTACATCCATATCCTGTACTAGGAACTACCTAATCTAGAAGTGGTCGTCCTTTAATCCATAATATCCAAGTATAACATGGACCTTGCTTTGGTGCTTAACTTAGAAATTGAGATACCAACTAGGAAAGATATACTAAGAGCAactataaaatactaggacatttGGTAAGTCATGGTATAACACATATGTTACTCGGAGCATCGACCTGCTTCCTTGGTAAGCCCAGTTCCCGCTCAAGATGTGTTTTTATTGGTTACACATGTATATCTTGGGCCCTAGTTTTTTATGGCCCATAAAATAATATGTGTAAGGCTTTTTCTGGAAGGATCCAACACAACCAAATCTATTATGTATTAAAAGAATTGACGGGCTCACCAGAAAAACATAAAAATGCTagaaaataactcaaaaataaAAACAACTAATTGTCTATCTATTATATATTAAAAGCAATTGACGGGCTCGCCAGAAAAAAGATATAGATGCTAGAAGATCTCTCAAAAATCAAAAACATCTGACTGTCTATTTAATAGGCTAATATTTTATAACCATTAGATTAGGTTTAAGTGAAAtaattacccaccattgccattataAGAAAAAAGTGTTCCATCTAACTTATTAGGATGTGGGCTGATGCCATCTTATTAGGACGTGGGCTGATGACATAATATAATGGAAAAAACGTTATGTTCCCATAGTACCAAAAGGACTGCTCACACATGAACACAGTGGCAGCAATGTTCATGTAAATGATCTTTGTGATTAATTCCCCCTTGGTAGAGTACCTGAAAAAGCCTCCAGGTTGGATCTTCCCGGAGCAGAGAGGTGGGCGGCGCAAAAATCATCTGTTAATATTTCTAACGTTTTCGGGAGTATATAAAGGCAGCGGAAGAAAGATGCGATGGAGGCAACCTCTATGGCGGCCATGCTCCCCCTTGGATGCTCTTGCCGACCTGTGGCATGTGTCCtaggaggggtggggggtgggtCTAGGTCCCTCCGGCTTCCTTTCTTCATGAAACTTAgtgtttttttctagttttttggtCCCTAAAAAGttgatttttttcttctgaaaattcaAAAACACAACAACTAGCACTTTGCACTGAATTAATAGGTTAATCAAGAAAAACTATAAAAGTTGATGCCAATACTATGCCATTATGATATAagtatagcatgaaacaataaaaatttcTTGATACATATAGTACATATCAACTGGCATGAATAAATTGATGTTTTTCTAGGGTTTGTTAATACTCGACAATATTGTTCTCCTAGATAACCAGACACAAGGTACTCCTTGGTCCCTATTGGTTCGATGTCCAGGCTAAGATTGTGACTAGCATGAATAAATTGATGGCTTTCTCTATCGCTCACTATTACTTGATGGAACTTCAGCTGGGTAGCTGGACAGAAGCGAGGTTATTCCTACCAATTAGAAATGGGCGACTCCCATTCCGTAGCCATCTGCACGTTACTACAAGCTAAAATGGTGCCAAGCACGAATAAATCGTTATATTTCTCCAAGGCTCATTAATAATGCATGGTACTATTCGGTTGGATAGCCACACAGAAGTAATGTACTCCTTTTCAATTTGAGGGGATGACTCTTGGCCTTTATCCATCTGTCTAGTCACTAGCACGAATAAATTGGTGTCTTTCTCTACAACAAATAATTGATGGTACTATTCAGCCAGACAACCAGTAAGAAGCAAGGTACTCCCTGGTCCCCTGCCGACTCAAGGTGGATGGCTGCTGGTAATATATGCATTAATCCAAACTGAAACGGTGACTAGCACGAATAAATCGATGTCCTTCTTTTTGGCTCTTTAATACTTCCACTTTTCGACTAGGTTGTCCGAAAACATGAGGTGGGCACCTCCTGATACGGAGACGCATGCACATTAATCCATGCTAAAATGGTGACTTGCACAAATATATCGATGTCTTTCTCTAGGGCTCATTAACACTTGATGGTATGGTTTGGTTGGACAACAGGACAAAAAGCAAGGTATTCCAGGATTTCTTGTCCATATAGGGTGGATGGCTCCAGGCACGGCCAGTTACACATTAATCCGGGCTCGTCTAACACGAATAAATGGATGTCTTTCTCTATGGCTCATTAATACTTGATGGCACTCTTTGGTTAGGCGGTGTACAAAAGCGAGGTACTCCCTTCTGAtttcgggtggttgtggggccacTAGACGGACACAAGCAAGGTATTGCCTGTCACTTGGGGGGATATTTTAAATATTGTTTTTGTTACATAAATTTCAAAAATATAACACTAAAATATAATATTGTACCAGTAGTACTCCGACATGTCGGTGCCAACAATGACAGGTATCATTGGCACTACCAATGATATATCTGTTATGTTGTCATTTTGAGTCACATGGGCCATCATCAGTGCATCCTGCATCAGCCCTCCTGCATGACACACTCGTACAGAGCTAGCTATgttagagcatgtacaatggtgctatcttccAATGTCACCTAAGATCACTGCTGAGTTAGAAGAGAGCGAATGGAGGGAAAAAAGGCTTGCCATCTCTTAC
This genomic window contains:
- the LOC123156675 gene encoding pheromone receptor transcription activator-like translates to MWLANSAPKSLVFCRSLCFLFVVVSFFLFVHISMPRKERRSGLAYIHNDKERDLTFYKRRSGLFKRVTDISALTRARVAVVLETNIGKMHSFGTPLADPIVDAFLFGTPPAVPSADEATTARIGSLQNEVAQLDMENMTEEDKNNLSILRMKNIQEENPGMVANLIFTKEHDLSLEDLNKLFSELSRVQKDIRFRIPPLHGREDNTGGTCVAQDLQLPSVLPADHLGTTHLLMQSSWAHNLSQLQLPSDPLPSQPEQTSAPLFPMQVPQMFHSAPPSLAPHLASHVQPIPNQIHEQTPPEELHVQNYESPCNIVQPQQNDANHDSTSGQNLEDSPLLGYSTGNAFSIDDPFNTEQWGYALSDQSCYNSFLWMDASSGSSGTDLGQSSMVNGGWVDVPPSSTGQDIDILTDYGDLL